One genomic segment of Rhodothermales bacterium includes these proteins:
- a CDS encoding YkvA family protein yields the protein MLLKRFSSSGRPKGFSRFEDEAEDVTRDPERVRGVVRDAFHKISEHRKDIGRIGADLPVLLRLARAWASGDYRRVPLKSIVLVVAAVLYFLNPLDLIPDFLPVIGYLDDAAVVGYVLRTLQQELEIFRAWEVERFLTS from the coding sequence ATGCTTCTCAAGCGATTCTCCTCCTCCGGCCGCCCCAAAGGATTCTCCCGCTTCGAGGACGAAGCCGAAGACGTCACGCGCGACCCCGAGCGCGTTCGCGGCGTCGTCCGCGACGCCTTCCACAAGATCTCCGAGCACCGGAAGGACATCGGCCGCATCGGTGCCGACCTCCCCGTACTGCTCCGCCTCGCGCGGGCGTGGGCCTCGGGCGACTACCGCCGCGTCCCGCTCAAGTCGATCGTCCTCGTCGTCGCGGCCGTGCTCTACTTCCTCAACCCGCTCGACCTCATCCCCGACTTCCTCCCCGTCATCGGCTACCTCGACGACGCGGCCGTCGTGGGCTACGTGCTGCGGACGCTCCAGCAGGAGCTAGAGATTTTCCGCGCGTGGGAAGTCGAACGCTTCCTAACTTCGTAG
- the arr gene encoding NAD(+)--rifampin ADP-ribosyltransferase has protein sequence MNSDESRATPFAQTYFHGTKADLRVGDLIEVGFASNFGQRNNAGYIFLTATLDAAIWGAELAFGDGRERIYLVEATGPVEDDPDLTDRKFPGNPTMSYRSTHSFRVIGEVGVWQGHPPEQVEAMKDGLNKLKEQGVKSLNDEA, from the coding sequence ATGAACTCTGACGAGTCCCGAGCGACCCCGTTCGCCCAGACGTACTTCCACGGAACGAAGGCTGACCTCCGGGTTGGGGATCTGATTGAGGTCGGCTTCGCGTCGAACTTCGGCCAGAGGAACAACGCAGGGTACATCTTCTTGACCGCGACCCTCGACGCCGCGATCTGGGGGGCCGAACTCGCTTTCGGAGATGGGCGCGAGAGGATCTACCTAGTGGAGGCGACCGGCCCCGTTGAGGACGACCCCGACCTGACGGACCGGAAGTTTCCCGGCAACCCCACGATGTCGTATCGGTCCACGCACTCGTTCAGGGTCATCGGAGAGGTCGGCGTGTGGCAGGGGCATCCGCCGGAGCAAGTCGAAGCGATGAAAGACGGCCTAAACAAGCTGAAAGAGCAAGGGGTCAAGTCGCTGAACGACGAGGCGTGA
- a CDS encoding cob(I)yrinic acid a,c-diamide adenosyltransferase: protein MKVYTRTGDDGTTALFGGDRVAKTHPRIAAYGTVDEANAALGLARALLSDAPGADRADAILDRIQQELFVLGGDLASPHATKYPVPRVEASHVEQLERDIDALEEDLPALKHFILPGGSPGGAALHVARTVARRAERHTVDLGKMEEVNDHAARYLNRLSDFLFVLSRWVNHRAGVPEAKWVPVDRKTPKLDGEDA, encoded by the coding sequence GTGAAAGTCTATACCCGCACCGGCGACGACGGCACAACCGCCCTCTTCGGCGGCGACCGCGTCGCAAAGACGCACCCGCGCATCGCCGCCTACGGCACCGTCGACGAAGCCAATGCTGCGCTCGGCCTCGCCCGCGCCCTCCTCAGCGACGCCCCCGGCGCCGACCGCGCCGATGCCATCCTCGACCGCATCCAGCAAGAACTGTTCGTGCTCGGCGGCGACCTCGCCTCGCCCCACGCGACCAAGTATCCGGTCCCCCGCGTCGAAGCCAGTCACGTCGAGCAATTGGAGCGCGACATCGACGCGCTCGAAGAGGACCTGCCCGCGCTGAAGCACTTCATCCTGCCAGGCGGGTCGCCGGGCGGGGCCGCGCTCCACGTCGCCCGCACCGTCGCCCGCCGCGCCGAACGCCACACCGTCGACCTCGGGAAGATGGAGGAGGTGAACGACCACGCGGCACGCTACCTCAACCGGCTGTCGGACTTCCTCTTCGTCCTCTCGCGCTGGGTCAACCACCGCGCGGGCGTGCCCGAAGCGAAGTGGGTGCCTGTGGACAGGAAGACGCCGAAGCTCGACGGCGAGGACGCTTGA
- a CDS encoding cation:proton antiporter: protein MLAVTIPFLNELVALFAASVAIAYLCYRLKLVPIAGFLIAGVLIGPHALGLVSEQELVDVLAEVGVILLLFTIGVEFSLTKLAKLGSAIFVGGGLQVGITIALITAALVAFGGTWQSGVYTGCLVALSSTAIVLGLLAERAESDTPSGQLSLALLIFQDLAIVVMVLLVPLLAGQGGTTGEFLWVLAKAALLIAAVLVLARRGVPWLLDKIARTRRQELFLLTVVAVCFGTAAVSSLAGVSLALGAFLAGLVVSESEYSEQALSEVLPLRTIFNAVFFVSVGMLLDLSFFLSNLGLVLAVAAVVVVVKLVTASAGVLALGYPVRIAAATGLTLAQIGEFSFVLERAGRAAGLSPAGLGDTGEQVFIASTVLLMLLTPLLIQTGPRLGTALARTPLRRLGASVDPVEEAADEPELEDHVIVVGYGPAGRRLVQVLRDTGIPFVVLEMNPESVKTMNDAGVRAIYGDATRQHILELAGVETAKLAVVVINDPAASPRIIQLARFLNPTLQIVARTRFLADIERLHEVGADIVVPEEMETTVRIFSHVLGSYMVPPEEIERKARALRAEDYGVLRGSIQEAHLMVLQGLDEEGMHTRAVAVRAGAPAAGETLEALALRRDHSITVLAVRRGDQTIASPAGNFRVEAGDRLILVGLAEHFAACADLFRPPVARPADAET, encoded by the coding sequence GTGCTCGCCGTCACGATCCCCTTCCTCAACGAACTCGTCGCGCTCTTCGCCGCGAGCGTGGCGATCGCGTACCTCTGCTACCGGCTCAAGCTCGTCCCCATCGCGGGGTTCCTGATCGCGGGCGTGCTCATCGGGCCCCACGCGCTCGGGCTGGTGTCCGAGCAAGAGTTGGTGGACGTCCTCGCCGAAGTCGGCGTGATCCTGCTGCTGTTCACGATCGGCGTCGAGTTCAGCCTGACGAAGCTGGCGAAGCTGGGCAGCGCGATCTTCGTCGGCGGCGGGCTCCAGGTCGGGATCACGATCGCGCTCATCACGGCGGCGCTCGTGGCATTCGGCGGGACGTGGCAGAGCGGGGTGTACACGGGCTGCCTCGTCGCGCTGAGCAGCACGGCGATCGTGCTCGGACTCCTCGCCGAGCGGGCGGAGTCGGACACGCCGTCGGGCCAGCTCTCGCTCGCGCTCCTCATCTTCCAGGACCTCGCCATCGTCGTGATGGTGCTGCTCGTGCCGCTCCTCGCCGGGCAGGGCGGGACGACGGGCGAGTTCCTGTGGGTCCTCGCGAAAGCGGCCCTCCTCATCGCCGCCGTGCTCGTGCTCGCGCGCCGCGGCGTGCCGTGGCTCCTCGACAAGATCGCGCGGACGCGGCGGCAGGAGCTGTTCCTCCTCACCGTCGTCGCCGTGTGCTTCGGGACGGCGGCGGTGTCGAGCCTCGCCGGGGTCAGCCTCGCGCTCGGGGCGTTCCTCGCCGGGCTCGTCGTGAGCGAGAGCGAGTACAGCGAGCAGGCGCTCAGCGAAGTCCTTCCGCTGCGGACGATCTTCAACGCCGTGTTCTTCGTGTCGGTGGGGATGCTGCTCGACCTCTCGTTCTTCCTCTCAAACCTGGGCCTCGTCCTCGCCGTCGCCGCCGTCGTCGTCGTCGTCAAGCTCGTGACGGCGTCGGCGGGCGTGCTCGCCCTGGGCTACCCCGTGCGGATCGCGGCGGCGACGGGGCTGACGCTCGCGCAGATCGGGGAGTTCTCGTTCGTGCTGGAGCGGGCGGGCCGCGCGGCGGGCCTCTCCCCCGCCGGGCTCGGCGATACGGGCGAGCAGGTGTTCATCGCGTCGACGGTCCTGCTAATGCTGCTGACGCCGCTCCTCATCCAGACCGGCCCCCGTCTCGGCACCGCCCTCGCGCGGACGCCGCTCCGCCGCCTCGGGGCCTCCGTCGATCCCGTGGAGGAGGCCGCCGACGAGCCGGAGCTCGAAGACCACGTGATCGTCGTCGGCTACGGCCCGGCCGGCCGCCGCCTCGTCCAGGTGCTCCGCGACACAGGCATCCCGTTCGTCGTGCTCGAGATGAACCCGGAGTCGGTGAAGACGATGAACGACGCGGGCGTCCGCGCCATCTACGGCGACGCGACGCGGCAGCACATCCTCGAACTCGCGGGCGTCGAGACAGCCAAGCTCGCCGTCGTCGTCATCAACGATCCGGCGGCGTCGCCGCGCATCATCCAGCTCGCGCGCTTCCTCAACCCCACGCTCCAGATCGTCGCCCGGACGCGGTTCCTCGCCGACATTGAGCGGCTCCACGAGGTCGGCGCGGACATCGTCGTGCCCGAGGAGATGGAGACGACGGTGCGGATCTTCTCGCACGTCCTCGGATCGTACATGGTGCCGCCCGAGGAAATCGAGCGGAAGGCGCGCGCCCTCCGCGCCGAGGACTACGGCGTGCTGCGCGGGAGCATCCAGGAGGCGCACCTCATGGTGTTGCAGGGCCTCGACGAGGAGGGGATGCACACGCGCGCCGTCGCCGTGCGGGCGGGGGCACCCGCCGCGGGCGAGACGCTCGAAGCCCTCGCCCTGCGCCGCGACCACAGCATCACCGTGCTCGCCGTTCGCCGGGGCGATCAGACGATCGCGAGCCCCGCCGGCAACTTCCGCGTCGAGGCCGGCGACCGCCTCATCCTCGTCGGCCTCGCCGAGCACTTCGCCGCCTGCGCCGACCTCTTCCGCCCCCCCGTCGCCCGCCCCGCCGACGCCGAGACGTAA
- a CDS encoding Fe-S cluster assembly protein HesB: MSSSPDPALRAKALAVHDRLCAAYECPVPFFSDKDPLSELVSALLSHRTKNRDSGRAYACLRERFPTWEAVRDAPTAEVEAAVSACTWPEQKAPRVQSVLRAITDECGELSLGFLADLPVSEARAWLERLKGVGPKTSAATLLFSELRRPALPVDSHHHRVAQRLGLIPESMPVGPAHDALAALMPAEWDARTVYDHHEVFMLHGQRCCFWKNPACPRCPVLDLCPTGQARTAS; the protein is encoded by the coding sequence ATGTCATCCTCTCCCGATCCCGCGCTCCGCGCGAAGGCGCTCGCCGTCCACGACCGGCTGTGCGCGGCCTATGAATGCCCGGTCCCGTTCTTCTCGGACAAGGACCCGCTCAGCGAACTCGTCTCCGCACTCCTCTCGCACCGCACTAAAAACCGCGATTCCGGTCGCGCCTACGCCTGCCTCCGCGAGCGCTTCCCGACGTGGGAGGCCGTCCGCGACGCGCCCACCGCCGAGGTCGAAGCGGCCGTGTCGGCGTGCACGTGGCCCGAGCAGAAAGCGCCACGCGTCCAATCCGTCCTCCGCGCCATCACCGACGAGTGCGGCGAGCTCTCGCTGGGTTTCCTCGCTGACCTCCCCGTGTCCGAGGCGCGGGCGTGGCTCGAACGGCTGAAGGGCGTCGGACCGAAAACGAGCGCGGCGACACTCCTCTTCAGCGAATTGCGCCGCCCGGCGCTGCCGGTGGACAGCCATCATCACCGCGTCGCGCAGCGGCTCGGGCTCATCCCGGAATCCATGCCCGTCGGCCCGGCGCACGACGCCCTCGCGGCGCTCATGCCCGCCGAGTGGGACGCCCGCACGGTGTACGACCACCACGAAGTGTTCATGCTCCACGGGCAGCGGTGCTGCTTCTGGAAGAACCCCGCGTGCCCGCGCTGCCCCGTCCTCGACCTCTGCCCGACGGGGCAGGCGCGGACGGCGTCGTGA
- a CDS encoding GNAT family N-acetyltransferase: protein MTVRPISPAETRPLRSEILRPGQPPDSLVYPGDDAPSSFHAGAFVDGEIVGIATVYPEPMPPESAALLSDVDFDPGNAFRLRGMATRATLQGSGLGRAVLTRCIEHVRGAGAEVLWCNARLGALGFYERLGFAAVGDEFDIAGIGPHFVMWKDVRRAG, encoded by the coding sequence ATGACCGTCCGTCCGATCTCCCCCGCCGAAACACGCCCGCTGCGCAGCGAAATCCTCCGCCCCGGCCAGCCCCCCGACTCCCTCGTCTACCCCGGCGACGACGCGCCCAGCAGCTTCCACGCCGGCGCCTTCGTGGACGGCGAGATCGTCGGGATCGCCACCGTCTACCCCGAGCCGATGCCGCCCGAATCGGCCGCGTTGCTTTCCGACGTGGACTTCGATCCGGGCAACGCCTTCCGTCTGCGCGGCATGGCGACGCGCGCGACGCTGCAAGGGTCGGGCCTCGGGCGCGCCGTGCTCACGCGGTGCATCGAACACGTCCGCGGCGCCGGGGCCGAGGTGCTGTGGTGCAACGCCCGCCTCGGCGCGCTGGGCTTCTACGAACGCCTCGGCTTCGCAGCGGTCGGCGACGAGTTCGACATCGCGGGCATCGGGCCGCACTTCGTCATGTGGAAAGACGTGCGCCGCGCCGGCTAA
- a CDS encoding glycosyl hydrolase: MLRLAPLALCLALLTPASAAQPSEAADALERPNAVAPTPADARLAGFAARRALRDRSLVNNVPFRSVGPTVMSGRVTDVDVSPFDPTTFYVAYASGGLWRTTSGGASFEPLFDDQAVMTLGDIAVDWRDAEGDGETIWLGTGENNSSRSSYAGAGIYKSTDGGATWQHLGLADTEHTGRIIIHPDDPETAYVAALGPLYSPSPDRGLYKTTDGGATWTQTLFVNDDAGIVDLVIDPADPDVLYASAWERTRRAWDFTEAGAGSGIYKSTDGGDTWTLVTTPASGFPTGETVGRIGLTVYPGIPQVLFASLDNQARRPDEEDEDAPTLTKDALRTMSRATFLALAEEELNEYLDRNGFPLSYTAQSLIEMVEDGRLEPVALVDYLEDANAQLFDTPVVGAEVYRSDDGGATWARTHDDYIDDLFFSYGYYFGEIRVAPDDPDRLWLLGVPLVVSTDGGVTWKAVDGDHVHADHHALYVNPNKPGHLVNGNDGGINISYDGGDSWFKANSPAVGQFYTVAVDTQEPYHVYGGLQDNGVWAGPHTHDPSDAGWRASGDYAFDWIMGGDGMQVEIDTRTNNTVYTGFQFGNYFRLDRPAPGAEYESTRITPEHDLGERPLRFNWQTPIHLSRHNQDILYLGSQKLHRSLDRGDTWEAISADLTRGGIAGDVPYGTLTSIAESPRRFGLIAVGSDDGLVHVTEDGGHRWTNVSAGLPPDLWVSRVVTSAHDTERLYAALNGYRWDHFDAYVYRSDDLGATWQRIGTDLPAEPVNVIVEDPENADLLFVGTDHGLYASLDGGATFMTMMGSGAASGLPNAPVHDAVIHAGAADLVVGTHGRSIWIADLEHVRALTAEAVADGLQLFEIESVRHSEGWGDRGWAWNEPSRPEVAITYFAPAAGQATLTVTDSTGTLLSATFDDAERGLNTATYNLTVDPDEVRDEQEEADDGRVYLTPGSYTVTLTLGEETVTETLTVEAGPEKPARGRKKTP, encoded by the coding sequence ATGCTCCGCCTCGCCCCGCTCGCGCTTTGCCTCGCCCTCCTCACCCCGGCCTCCGCTGCGCAGCCGTCCGAAGCTGCGGATGCGCTCGAACGACCGAACGCCGTCGCCCCGACCCCGGCCGACGCCCGCCTCGCCGGGTTCGCTGCCCGCCGGGCACTGCGCGACCGCTCGCTCGTCAACAACGTCCCCTTCCGTAGCGTTGGCCCGACGGTGATGAGCGGGCGCGTCACCGACGTCGACGTCTCGCCCTTCGACCCGACGACGTTCTACGTCGCCTACGCCTCGGGCGGGCTGTGGCGGACGACGAGCGGCGGCGCTTCCTTCGAGCCGCTCTTCGACGATCAGGCCGTGATGACGCTCGGCGACATCGCCGTGGACTGGCGCGACGCCGAGGGCGACGGCGAGACGATCTGGCTCGGGACCGGCGAGAATAATTCGAGCCGCTCCTCGTATGCCGGGGCCGGCATCTACAAGAGCACGGATGGCGGGGCCACGTGGCAGCACCTCGGCCTCGCCGACACCGAGCACACCGGCCGCATCATCATCCACCCCGACGACCCGGAGACGGCCTACGTTGCCGCGCTCGGTCCGCTCTATTCGCCGAGCCCCGACCGCGGCCTCTACAAGACGACCGACGGCGGCGCGACGTGGACGCAGACGCTCTTCGTGAACGACGACGCCGGCATCGTCGACCTCGTCATCGACCCGGCCGACCCCGACGTGCTCTACGCCTCGGCGTGGGAGCGGACGCGGCGGGCGTGGGACTTCACCGAGGCCGGCGCGGGCTCGGGCATCTACAAATCGACGGACGGCGGCGACACGTGGACGCTCGTGACGACCCCGGCGAGCGGCTTCCCGACGGGCGAGACGGTCGGGCGGATCGGCCTCACGGTCTATCCGGGCATTCCCCAAGTGCTCTTCGCCTCGCTCGACAACCAGGCCCGGCGGCCCGACGAGGAGGACGAGGACGCGCCGACGCTGACGAAGGACGCGCTCCGCACGATGAGCCGCGCCACGTTCCTCGCTCTCGCTGAGGAGGAGCTGAACGAGTACCTCGATCGCAACGGCTTCCCGCTCTCGTACACCGCGCAGTCGCTCATCGAGATGGTGGAGGACGGGAGGCTGGAGCCCGTCGCGCTCGTCGACTACCTCGAAGACGCGAACGCCCAGCTCTTCGACACGCCGGTCGTCGGGGCCGAGGTCTACCGATCCGACGACGGCGGCGCGACGTGGGCGCGCACGCACGACGACTACATCGACGACCTGTTCTTCTCCTACGGCTACTACTTCGGCGAAATCCGCGTCGCGCCCGACGACCCCGACCGGCTCTGGCTCCTCGGCGTCCCGCTCGTCGTCTCCACCGATGGCGGCGTGACGTGGAAGGCGGTGGACGGCGACCACGTCCACGCCGACCACCACGCGCTCTACGTCAACCCGAACAAGCCCGGCCACCTCGTCAACGGCAACGATGGCGGGATCAACATTTCGTATGACGGCGGCGACTCGTGGTTCAAGGCCAACAGTCCGGCCGTCGGGCAGTTCTATACCGTCGCCGTGGATACGCAGGAGCCGTACCACGTCTACGGCGGGCTGCAGGACAACGGCGTCTGGGCCGGCCCGCACACGCACGACCCGTCAGATGCCGGCTGGCGCGCCTCGGGCGACTACGCCTTCGACTGGATCATGGGCGGCGACGGGATGCAGGTCGAGATCGACACGCGGACGAACAACACCGTCTACACCGGATTCCAGTTCGGCAACTACTTCCGCCTCGACCGGCCCGCGCCGGGGGCGGAGTACGAAAGCACCCGGATCACGCCCGAGCACGACCTCGGCGAGCGCCCGCTCCGGTTCAACTGGCAGACGCCGATCCACCTCTCGCGCCACAACCAGGACATCCTCTACCTCGGCTCGCAGAAGCTCCACCGCTCGCTCGACCGGGGCGATACGTGGGAGGCGATCTCCGCCGACCTCACGCGCGGCGGGATCGCGGGCGACGTGCCCTACGGCACGCTCACGAGCATCGCCGAGTCGCCCCGACGCTTCGGGCTGATCGCGGTTGGCAGCGACGACGGGCTCGTGCACGTCACCGAAGACGGCGGGCACCGCTGGACGAACGTCTCCGCCGGCCTGCCCCCGGACTTGTGGGTCAGCCGTGTCGTCACGTCGGCGCACGACACCGAGCGGCTCTACGCCGCGCTCAACGGCTATCGCTGGGACCACTTCGACGCCTACGTCTACCGCTCCGACGACCTCGGCGCGACGTGGCAGCGGATCGGCACCGACCTCCCGGCCGAGCCCGTGAACGTGATCGTCGAGGACCCGGAGAACGCCGACCTGCTCTTCGTCGGAACGGATCACGGGCTCTACGCGAGCCTCGACGGCGGCGCCACGTTCATGACGATGATGGGCTCCGGCGCGGCGAGCGGGCTCCCGAACGCGCCCGTCCACGACGCCGTGATTCACGCGGGCGCCGCCGATCTCGTCGTCGGCACGCACGGCCGGTCGATCTGGATCGCCGATCTCGAACACGTCCGCGCGCTGACGGCGGAGGCTGTGGCGGATGGGCTACAGCTGTTCGAGATCGAGTCGGTCCGCCACAGCGAGGGCTGGGGCGACCGGGGCTGGGCGTGGAACGAGCCGAGCCGGCCCGAGGTCGCGATCACGTACTTCGCGCCCGCCGCCGGCCAGGCCACCCTCACCGTCACCGACTCGACCGGCACCCTCCTCAGTGCCACGTTCGACGACGCCGAGCGCGGCCTGAACACGGCGACGTACAACCTGACCGTCGATCCCGACGAAGTCCGCGATGAGCAGGAGGAGGCCGACGACGGCCGCGTCTACCTCACGCCCGGCAGCTACACCGTGACGCTCACCCTCGGCGAGGAGACCGTGACGGAGACGCTGACGGTGGAGGCGGGGCCGGAGAAACCGGCGCGCGGCCGGAAGAAAACGCCCTGA
- a CDS encoding hydroxymethylglutaryl-CoA reductase, whose product MKIPSLVLRQLYTFGSLARENGGVRFSLKNRLSDVTLLRLTEVSIDGTTIPADRLSLELSDGTTRPASALSPDRPIPLPLREVIHLKARDTDLGDGVHHIQIGFDTDGFGKLSFKVKDAVTERDENRVRIPRDTEDDYSEDAIAERQQFVEEFTGTKLEHVPHYSFDPHALQGNVESFIGVAQIPLGIAGPITVHGEHAQGDFLIPLATTEGTLVASYNRGMKVLNMSGGVKCTVSEDCMQRAPVFIFESAREARDFKEWLNHNMGPIREAAEGTTSVGKLVFIDTYLSNNFAFCRFNFTTGDAAGQNMVGRATFAACSWILDNNDTIRRFFLESNFATDKKASQVNIMRTRGKRVTAECTIKAEVLRQHMRVEPKGLYYHWGIAGAIGSILSGANNNGLHSPNGITAMFMATGQDVANVSESSAALLYCDLTPDEDLYMSITIPSLIIATHGGGTGGATQQECLKMLGCVGRGKAKKLAEIIAGVVLAGEISLASAISSNDWVSSHEQYGRNR is encoded by the coding sequence ATGAAAATCCCTTCGCTCGTCCTCCGCCAGCTCTACACGTTCGGCAGTCTCGCTCGCGAGAACGGCGGGGTCCGCTTCAGCCTCAAGAACCGGCTCTCCGACGTCACGCTCCTCCGGCTCACCGAGGTCAGCATCGACGGCACGACGATCCCGGCGGACCGCCTCTCGCTGGAGCTCTCCGACGGCACCACGCGGCCCGCGTCCGCCCTCTCGCCGGATCGGCCGATCCCGCTCCCGCTCCGCGAGGTGATCCACCTCAAAGCCCGCGACACGGACCTCGGCGACGGCGTCCACCACATCCAGATCGGCTTCGACACGGACGGCTTCGGGAAGCTCTCGTTCAAGGTGAAAGACGCCGTGACCGAGCGCGACGAGAACCGCGTCCGTATCCCGCGCGACACCGAGGACGACTACTCCGAGGACGCCATCGCCGAGCGGCAGCAGTTCGTCGAGGAGTTCACGGGGACGAAGCTGGAGCACGTCCCGCACTACTCGTTCGACCCGCACGCCTTGCAGGGGAATGTCGAGAGCTTCATCGGCGTGGCGCAGATCCCGCTCGGCATCGCGGGACCGATCACGGTCCACGGCGAGCACGCCCAGGGCGACTTCCTCATCCCGCTCGCCACGACCGAGGGCACCCTCGTCGCCTCGTACAACCGGGGGATGAAGGTGCTCAACATGTCCGGCGGCGTGAAGTGCACCGTCTCTGAGGACTGCATGCAGCGCGCGCCCGTGTTCATCTTCGAGTCCGCCCGCGAGGCCCGCGACTTCAAGGAGTGGTTGAACCACAACATGGGCCCCATCCGCGAAGCCGCCGAAGGGACGACGAGCGTCGGCAAACTCGTGTTCATCGACACGTACCTCTCCAACAACTTCGCCTTTTGCCGCTTCAACTTCACGACGGGCGACGCCGCCGGGCAGAACATGGTCGGCCGCGCCACCTTCGCCGCGTGCTCGTGGATCCTCGACAACAACGACACAATCCGCCGCTTCTTCCTCGAGAGCAACTTCGCCACCGACAAGAAGGCGAGCCAGGTGAACATCATGCGGACGCGCGGCAAGCGCGTCACGGCCGAGTGCACGATCAAGGCCGAAGTCCTGCGCCAGCACATGCGCGTCGAGCCGAAGGGGCTCTACTACCACTGGGGCATTGCCGGCGCGATCGGGTCGATCCTCTCCGGGGCCAACAACAACGGGCTCCACTCGCCGAATGGCATCACGGCCATGTTCATGGCGACGGGGCAGGACGTGGCGAACGTCTCGGAGTCCTCAGCCGCCCTGCTCTACTGCGACCTCACGCCCGACGAAGACCTCTACATGTCGATCACGATCCCGTCGCTCATCATCGCGACGCATGGCGGCGGGACGGGCGGGGCGACGCAGCAGGAGTGCCTGAAGATGCTCGGCTGCGTGGGCCGGGGGAAAGCGAAGAAGCTGGCCGAGATCATCGCCGGCGTCGTGCTCGCGGGCGAGATCTCGCTCGCCTCCGCCATCTCGTCGAACGACTGGGTATCGAGCCACGAGCAGTACGGCCGCAACCGCTAG